CTGAAAAGACTGGAGCAAGTTGGCCGGCCCTGTGTTTTACTGTAGCTAGAGATACACAGTCAGTCCCTGCTGCCTTTTTACGGTTCTGCTTGTCAAATAGCAAGTTAAATACGTCCCAGTCTAGGCCAAAGAGTCTATGAGCTGCTCAGTAGCAGTAGTGGTGAATAGGGATTTCTTACTGGGTTTTCTCATTTTAAGGTTTTGGTTATTTGTGTGGAGCTGTTGTGGTGTATTGCTGTACACATCTTTTGTAGCGTGATAGAAATGATCTAATGTTTGACCGACTGTGTTATTTTATGAGACAACGGCTGCTGTACATGCAAAGCGTTTATAGTATACATGCAAAACTTTATAGGAGAGTAAAGTGGTTTGTAGTTAACTGGCAAAAGCTCTTAATAATTTGCTGTTCATGTAAGAAAATCTTTTCTTTTGTTGCTGCATATGTGTCTTTGTCAGCACCCAGCAGGCAAGACCTCCTTAGACAGTGCTGAAGTAGGTGTTATGGATGTCTTCCATGTCGTAATAGAACAGAAAGTCATCGTGAAAGCGTATCCTTTAATAGCATTAAGCAAGTAGTGAGCAGTAGTTTGTCCAGGTTAATTTCCAGAGATCTAACAGCATGAAGAAATATTCCTGGTAATGATGTTTGAAAACCACGTCTCCTAAAGCAAATCGGCACGCCCTTTCCCGAAAGTCTCCCTCTTTGGGTCACCGTTGTTTTATTTGTGCCCCGAAACTGTGAGGCCGGCTGGTAGAGTCCTGGGTCTCGTGACCTTGAGATTCACGGGAATTTATAAAAACTCCACAGAATAGCTGTGTGAATTTACAGCAGtatttatgtgtgcatgtgcccacaatggactggcatcccatgcggAGTGTCCCGCTGCGTTGTGTCCTGTGCTACCTGACAGGCTGCATCGCaaccctgactaggataagtggttggaagatgcatggatggTTGAATGTTCTACGGAACATTTTATCCAGTGTTTATCCAAACTTCATTAACCCAATTCTATGAAATCACAGCATGTTTTTATGGGTAAAGTTGAATTAAGTTAACGTCCTTGAACATTTGTGTCCCTTTCCCGGCGGCCCCAGCGAAGGACCAGCCCCCCGTGGAGGTGACTCTGTGTGGGAGGACTTGGGACATGGACGTCTGGGGAGACGCAGCAGGCGCGGATCCAGCTTCAGAAGAGGACGTGCTGCAGTCCGCCTTTCCCAGGGACGCGGTAAGGGTGCAGCACTCTTTACGGGGGGCGGGTTACATGAGGGATTCGCGTAATGGCGACCTGGAGGGGGCGTCAGGCCGACCCAGCGCCTCACGCTGTCACTGATGGCTGGTCTAGGTGATGTACTGGGGGGAGGAAGAGCAGGAGGCGACTCTGATGAGGGGGAAGAAGCTGCAGGACTCCTGTCTGACCAGCGTCCCTCCCCCAGGAGGGAACATCTGTGTCCAGGGTAGGTGACCCGGATGACCCTAAATACTGCGAGTGATGCATCATGGGTCAGAAATAACTAAcagctaaataaaaatggaaatgttagcttttgtttttctgttattgttgttgtatatTTTAATGAAAGTCATTacttattttgtaaaaaaaaatttgtgaGATGCCTGTTCTATAAAAGtctatttaaatttttattggGTTATATGAATTATCAGTTTCAGGTGAAATTTTATTAAGCTGTTTGTGATCCTGATCCCCGCACAGGGACAGACGCTCAGGAGAGACTCCGCACTGCACATGGCTTCAGTGATACGGGGACTGAGGGTGCAGGCGACTGCCACTCTTCAGAAAGATCCAGAGAATCGGGGCTTCAGGACCCTTATACCCGCCCCTGTACTGAGACATCccctccagcagggggctctGCTGTCAGCCGGTCCGCTAAAGGTTTAGCCGAGGAGAAGCCCGAAGCTGACCTGCTGACTTTAGTGGTCGTTAAAGAGGAAGCTGAGATGCAGCCTGTGTGCAGTGAGGAGGCTGCGATAGAGGGGCTTCACGCGAAACCCGGGCACAGCGGCGGAAGGCCGCGAGACGTCAAGGCGGAGGGCTGGGGCTCACAGCAGCATCGGCCATTAGACAGACAAGATAGAGAGAAGCTCCCTGAGGACGCGAGTGCGGAGAAGGAGCATGCAAACAGCAGTAACCTCAACAGCACAAAGACTCAAAATAAGCCTGTTACATCAAAGACTACATCAAACGGTACTGACGACGAGGATGGTGCAGCCCATCTCAATAACCTGTTTGTACACTTTGAGCACCAAACTGGAAAGAAGCTGTTTAGCTGCACAATGTGTGGGAAAAGTTTTAGCCATCGCAATAACCTCTACCGCCACCAGAGGATTCACACGGGGGAGAAACCGTACAGCTGCATTCACTGCGGCAAGCATTTCGCCCATCAGAGCAACCTGTACGAGCACCTTCGAATCCACACGGGCGAGAAGCCGTACCGCTGCGCCGTGTGCAGCAAGTGTTTCACCCAGCAGAGCAACCTGAAGCGGCACCAGCGGATACACACCGGAGAGCGGCCCTTCGGCTGCACCCAGTGCGGCAAGAGCTTCACGCGGCACTTCTACCTTAAAATCCACCAGCAGGCTCACACGCGAGAGAAACAGGACGGCTTTAAGTTCGGGAGAAGCTGgcatttttaattacttttttgtttataGGTTTCTCTAGTTAgcataatcatgaaaaaatgcTGTACTTTATTCAGAGTCATTGAAAGGGCATCGTCTTCTAAGGGGTGAAATGTAGCACCtgacaaattaaaatattacttgttCTGCAACACTGTcatgaaataaatacattttcatgtGATTAAAGAATTATTGGATATTTTTGAAGAGACAAACCTCAGTCTCTCTTTTGCTTGCAACGGGTGCTCTGGTTggtcatccatcttccaatcacatactttggtttggtttgggtggagcctatcccaagcaGCATAGTGTagaaggctggggtacaggGTGGCAGGCCGTCGCAGGACGCATACCTACTGTAGGCAGTTTAAGgatgctgaataaataaatcgctAACTTTATGGAACCATACAAAAGGTGTGTGCCTGATTTGAACGATATAGGGTACCCAGGTGGACGTCTGATTGGACGATGTAGGTTACCCGGGTGGACGTCTGATTGGACGATGTAGGGTACCCAGGTGGACGTCTGATTGGACGATGTAGGTTACCCGGGTGCACGTCTGATTGGACATGCTCATTTGGGCCTTTTCCTCATAGTTAAGGACACAGCTTATTTTCTGCAAGAtgtttataaataatttatatatttaaaaaaatttccTGTCCTTTTTTCAACAGTAACTTTTAGTTTGCCCATGATTGGCATGTACCTTGTAACTATACATGTAATTTACATCTTAATCTGTACATTATGTAATTCAGGAATTACTCTATCAGTTATTCTGAAGCAATCAGAAGAacgttaatttatttttattggaaaATTGGAGTTTTGACTCCAGTCGACACCTTCATTGTGGAAGAGAAAAGCAAGATTGAttgattttattaaatttattttaaaatcaaataagcTTCTTTTGAGTCATTGAATCTCGTCACCAAATTTCCAGGAAGATTCGGGTCCATGAGTTCCGCTTCGTGTCACGCTCAAGAATTCAACTTTATAATTCTGGTCCCAAGTCATTAAAGTCTCACATATTTTCAAGTGATGGGGCCATATTGAATAGTTTTATTCTCTATTTGGTCAGTGTGATTTAAATAATTGTTGTATAAGTTGGCCATTGCaagccacattttttttttttttacatttctttttgGCAGATGGTTTAATGCAAATTAGTTGGGACGTTAATGCATAGCGCTGAgagaaagtcttgggacgcttgcttaattctcttaaaatattgcacatttggttggtttcataacaaaagtccattgaccaACAATGTTTAACATACCTGCACATGTCCTCCATACAGGcactttctttttattaagtgtcataatttttGTGACTGACTCATTCATTTCTGTTCTTTAGTTGCAGTTACAGTTGTAGTCACTGGCTGCCAAAGGGACAccaaacacaaatgtttggcattattactaattaaaaagcacccgatgatttctaatgtgatatatccttttttgtaaacaaatggataaagtaatatttttgttataaaactaatttttactgaattaatcAAGCATCCCCAGACTCTCTGTGAGCGTTGCATACAGCCATGCCGGTTTGTGAACTGAGCAACTGAAAGTAATTGGCCGGAATACGTTATTGTGAAGCGGTACCAGTCTGGGTGCCCTGCATCCAGTACACGGTGTTAAAAATACAGCAGCCTAAAAGTCATTCATATTCCAAGAACTACTCATTCAGTCAGGCCTTGTCACAGCAAGGCCCCGACCGGGATGCAGCCTGGGAAGGACGCCGGCTAAAACAGCACAAGCATCTTAAAGCACCATATTCTCCTTATCTTTCACAGGCTAAAACAGCACAAGCATCTTAAAGCACCATATTCTCCGTATCTTTCACAGGCTAAAACAGCACAAGCATCTTAAAGCACCATATTCTCCGTATCTTTCACAGGCTAAAACAGCACAAGCATCTTAAAGCACCATATTCTCCTTATCTTTCACAGGCTAAAACAGCACAAGCATCTTAAAGCACCATATTCTCCGTATCTTTCACAGGCTAAAACAGCACAAGCATCTTAAAGCACCATATTCTCCTTATCTTTCACAGGCTAAAACAGCACAAGCATCTTAAAGCACCATATTCTTCTTATCTTTCACAGGTGCAGTCAAGCTATTAAGCTCAACTTATTAAAGTCAATTTCTGGTTGCAGTTTTGTTTTGATATATTCAGTGTATGTTTTATTGACTTTGAATTTGAGGGTTAGGTCTTATCCTGCCCAGCTGAGGATGACAGCAGTAGGGTGGGGGTAGGAAGCCCTGCAGCGTGAATCCGGAAACTCGCCATATCAGTCGAGGGTAGTCTGGACAGAGCGGTCTACACACTGTGTGCCGAAGggggaaacacacacaaagacaggaAGAGCACACTGACTCGAGTGGgagtcagggggggggggggggagtcagagCCACAGCCCTGGAGGGGGTCAAGCTAATATTCAGCACTTTCAATTTTTACATGGTTCatacaaaaatgaaaatcaagCTGTAGTGAAACAGGAAtcttagtcttgtagcagtttTAATGTAGTATACAAATtataccatatatatatataacatatttttgtttatgCATCTGTCAGAATGGGAGATGCGAGTTAGGGGATTTCTTGACGTGCGCAATTTTCAATAGAACAAAATtgaaggaacaaaaaaaattcaaatccTTAGTGAGAAAGACTTAATGAGCATGGAGTCCTGAAAAACTATGTTGTTTCAGACCACTTTTGTGTGCCATGTGTCAGTGACAGAATTAACTCAAGAAATACTTTGTTAAAGCAACTTTGCAGAACCCTGAGGAAGGGCTAAAATAGCTATATTAAAATTTGGATACTGATGTCACTTTAGATTTTACCACAAATGTAAATGCTGCGGTACCTATTTGAGAACCACTTATTAATGCTTTTACCAAGTTTTATTTTGGGAGGAAACTATGCagaaaaaatatgcaaataaatatattcagtAATATTCAAGTAACGTGAACTGTCTGGATTAGAGAATCTGAGGAAAATTTACAAACTTGCACAGAGGACCATCCAAAATACCCGCGTTTGTCAAACCAGGTCTCGTAGTTCAGCGTGAAGACAGGAAGCTTGCTATGAAGGTATTCCATTTCATGCTCTCATCCTCCTTTTGTAATGCAACTCTGGACACATGAAAGTAAATTCAAAAATAGACACAGAATTTCTGCTAACAGCCCGTCTACACTACACATCTAAAACCAGCATTCATTTATTGCCGGCTTCAAATGGTTTGGATTGAGTAAAATGTATTTTGCCAAAGATGAATGTGGATTATATGTAATATTTCCAGACACTGATTTTACTTCTCTAGCAGAGGGTGACAGTGTTCCTGGagcccaccacagggcacaaggtgaGGGACATACCCAGTCACACTTTATGGGCCATTCAGAGCTTTGGAGTCTTTGGACTACAGAAGGAAATCCACGTTTCACAAGAACATGCAGGTTCCACATAATCAAAGCCAGAGACAAAAACCCTAGAGATGTGAAGCTAAGCTGCTGACCACCGAGGCACCAGCGCACAGCAGAGTTAGCGCGACACAAAAGGGTCCTAATATCTGTAGGAACCATTATTTCCCACTTACATGGTGTAACAGCCAAATAGCTACTTTGAGGTACAAGTTATTTTCGCTCCAAACGCTCTTTTATTATCATCCTTAGGATGAATCGGAGATGCTTTATGAACACTGACCGCGGAGACGGAAATTTAATCCTCTGCCATATTTAACGCAGCCGTCCGTTTTCTCTTTGGCGTGAAGCTGCTGGTGCATTTTCAGGTAGGTGAAGCGCGTGAAGCTCCTGCCACAGTGGGAGCAGCTGAAGGGCCGTTCGCCCGTGTGCACGCGCTGGTGCCGTTTCAGGCTGCTTTGCTGCGTGAAGCGCTTGCCGCACACGGGGCAGCTGAAGGGTTTCTCCCCGGTGTGGATGCGCATGTGTTCTTGCAGATTACTCTGGTGAGTGAACTTCCTTCCACAGTATGTGCAGCTGTACGGTTTCTCCCCAGTATGTATCCGCATGTGCTTGTAGACGTTACTCTGGTAACTAAATTGTTTTCCGCACTGAGCACAGCTGTACAGTTTCGCCCCTGTGACAGGATTTCTCCGAGTCCTGTTTTTCATACTGAGGTTACTGCTGTTTGCATGCTCCTTCTCCACACTCGCGTCCTCAGGGAGCTTCTCTCTATCTTGTCTGTCTAATGGCCGATGCTGCTGTGAGCCCCAGCCCTCCGCCTTGACGTCTCGCTGCCTTCCGCCGCTGAGCCCGGGTTTCGCGTGAAGCCCCTCTATCGCCGCCTCCTCACTGCACACAGGCTGCATCTCAGCTTCCTCTTTAACGACCACTAAAGTCAGCAGGTCAGCTTCGGGCTTCTCCTCGGCTAAACCTTTAGCGGACCGGCTGACAGCagagccccctgctggagggGATGTCTCAGTACAGGGGCGGGTATAAGGGTCCTGAAGCCCCGATTCTCTGGATCTTTCTGAAGAGGGGCAGTCGCCTGCACCCTCAGTCCCCGTATCACTGAAGCCATGTGCAGTGCGGAGTCTCTCCTGAGCGTCTGTCCCTGTGCGGGGATCAGGATCACAAACAGCTTAATACAATTTCACCTGAAACTGATAATTCATATAACccaataaaaatttaaatagaCTTTTATAGAACAGGTATCTcacaatttattttttacaaaattagtaatgactttcattaaaatatacaacaacaataacagaaaaacaaaagctaacatttccatttttatttagctgTTAGTTATTTCTGACCCATGATGCATCACTCGCAGTATTTAGGGTCATCCGGGTCACCTACCCTGGACACAGATGTTCCCTCCTAGGGGAGGGATACTGGTCAGACAGGAGTCCTGCAGCTTCTTCCCCCTCATCAGGGTCGCCTCCTGCTCTTCCTCCCCCCAGTACATCACCTAGACCAGCCATCAGTGACAGCGTGAGGCGCTGGGTCGGCCTGACGCCCCCTCCAGGTCGCCATTACGCGAATCCCTCATGTAACCCGCCCCCCGTAAAGAGTGCTGCACCCTTACCGCGTCCCTGGGAAAGGCGGACTGCAGCACGTCCTCTTCTGAAGCTGGATCCGCGCCTGCTGCGTCTCCCCAGACGTCCATGTCCCAAGTCCTCCCACACAGAGTCACCTCCACGGGGGGCTGGTCCTTTGCTGGGGCCGCCAGGAAAGGGACACAAATGTTCAAGGACGTTAACTTAATTCAACTTTACCCATAAAAACATGCAGTACACTTTAATACTTAGGTAGTTTAACGTACTTTTTATACACATTATAGCAAGATCCCATTATGCAAAATGCCATTTTGAGATACATTTGCACCGAAACTGCGTGTGCATTTCACAGCCTTTTGCAGAAGTGTTTATTAACTAGACGCACTACCTTTCCTCCCGTGAGCgtagcagtgcagctctgcacGGCGATCGTGAGGGCTGTCCGGCCGCTTCGGCCGCCTGCTCAGCTCCCCCTCCACTAGCTTCAGCTTCATCCTCAGCGCTTCGTTCTCGCTGCGGCTCCGCGACATTTCCGAGCGCAGCGCGGCGCAGCTTTCATCCACAAGTTTGATTATCTCCGCCACGGCACTTCTGGCTAAAATTTCCATAATGGAGGTTACTTGCGCCTGAAGGGTAGCGGCGCTTGACATTGTTTATGAGCGATTTCACAACAGAGTCTATGTTTTTAAAGATGGCTTTTGCAGTACCCACTCCAAATAGTGATCGCGGGTGCTTTGAGTCTAAAAACAATATCGCATGGATGCATTAGCTTGAACAATGTTGCTTGCCGGTAAACATCGACTGTTTCCGGTTAACCGAAGAAGACACAGCGCAAAGACCGTCGTGTGTTTAGACACCCGCGACTTGTGAATGACCTCAAGTGCCTTTTCCTCCCCGAGCACCCTGCATTGCCAGTTCTCATCAACATCGTTGATGCACATTCGCGTATTCCAGTGTGGAAAACTCTCGAAAATACGTttggtaaaataataatatttgctGACTGACATAGGAGGGTGCTCTGTACTGTACACTTCGAAAAGACGCTTGTTGATTAGCAGCTGTCGATATTACACTTTGATGACTTGTGATACTAAGTCACACGTCCACAATAATTTTTT
This genomic interval from Paramormyrops kingsleyae isolate MSU_618 chromosome 8, PKINGS_0.4, whole genome shotgun sequence contains the following:
- the LOC111855037 gene encoding uncharacterized protein is translated as MSTSVAFRGQLTSVMEILTKTAVAEIIKLVDESCAALRSEMSRSRSENEALRMKLKLMEGELSRRPKRPDSPQDQCVELHSTVRVLEEEEKAKDQPPVEVTLCGRTWDMDVWGDAAGADPASEEDVLQSAFPRDAVMYWGEEEQEATLMRGKKLQDSCLTSVPPPGGNICVQGTDAQERLRTAHGFSDTGTEGAGDCHSSERSRESGLQDPYTRPCTETSPPAGGSAVSRSAKGLAEEKPEADLLTLVVVKEEAEMQPVCSEEAAIEGLHAKPGHSGGRPRDVKAEGWGSQQHRPLDRQDREKLPEDASAEKEHANSSNLNSTKTQNKPVTSKTTSNGTDDEDGAAHLNNLFVHFEHQTGKKLFSCTMCGKSFSHRNNLYRHQRIHTGEKPYSCIHCGKHFAHQSNLYEHLRIHTGEKPYRCAVCSKCFTQQSNLKRHQRIHTGERPFGCTQCGKSFTRHFYLKIHQQAHTREKQDGFKFGRSWHF
- the LOC111855038 gene encoding uncharacterized protein; this translates as MSSAATLQAQVTSIMEILARSAVAEIIKLVDESCAALRSEMSRSRSENEALRMKLKLVEGELSRRPKRPDSPHDRRAELHCYAHGRKAKDQPPVEVTLCGRTWDMDVWGDAAGADPASEEDVLQSAFPRDAVMYWGEEEQEATLMRGKKLQDSCLTSIPPLGGNICVQGTDAQERLRTAHGFSDTGTEGAGDCPSSERSRESGLQDPYTRPCTETSPPAGGSAVSRSAKGLAEEKPEADLLTLVVVKEEAEMQPVCSEEAAIEGLHAKPGLSGGRQRDVKAEGWGSQQHRPLDRQDREKLPEDASVEKEHANSSNLSMKNRTRRNPVTGAKLYSCAQCGKQFSYQSNVYKHMRIHTGEKPYSCTYCGRKFTHQSNLQEHMRIHTGEKPFSCPVCGKRFTQQSSLKRHQRVHTGERPFSCSHCGRSFTRFTYLKMHQQLHAKEKTDGCVKYGRGLNFRLRGQCLCHACVIQVASCLLGVCDFKHISVLGYVKSASEMSDSVIFQSHLTSIMEILTKTAVAEIIKLVDESCAALRSEMSRSRSENETLRMKLKLMEGELSRRPKRPDSPQDQCVELHSTVRVLEEEEKEEMALCGRTWDMDVWGDAAGVDPALEGDVLQSSFPMDAVTYLGEDMQQTALLREKRLQDSCLTSIPAPGLAVDSQDGLNSVQDFGDVGIYDHSSAEIPPPAGGSAVSRPAKVLAEQKPEADLLTLVVVKEEAEMQPVCSEEAAIEGLHAKPGHSGGRPRDVKAEGWGSQQHRPLDRQDREKLPEDASAEKEHANSSNLSMKNRTRRNPVTGAKLYSCAQCGKQFSHQSNVYKHMRIHTGERPFCCAACGKCFTQQSNLRRHQLIHTGEKPFGCTQCSKSFTRLFYLKIHQQAHSRQSQQL